TCAAGATATTTCTGGAAGCGCCACATTCCAACAGGTATCTGCAAAGGATTCCGAGGAATCTGCATCAAAAGCAAGCTATTGTCATCCAAAGACAGTTGATGAAAGCTCACTTATGAACCAAGATATTGCATCCACAGGTAATCAAGCTACAGTAAGAAACAATAAAAAACCAATTATGCCTGCGGATGTACCACCACCAAAGAAGAATGTGGGCCGCCAAGATTTGCAGCTAGTGGGTAATAGCTTACACCAGTACCAACCTAAGCAGTCAAAATTTCATCTCAGTGCACAACATTTGGGTCCAAGTCAAATGCAAGGGAGAAATTCTAGTTTTCATAGAATTCAAcagaataagaatgaaaaaattcaAGAGATACTGGAGCGAATAAATCAAACCTGTGCCGTTCAAAAGCAACACGCTAGCCAACTGCAAACTCTACTTACTGATCAGAATCAAATGCAGGATAGGTACTCGACCGGTTATCTCCCACGGACATATTCTTATGATAATAAAGAGAATGAAAATCCGCAAATTGGATACTTGGCAGGACTGCAATCTTCTCAGCAATTTGAGCAACAAATTTGTAAGAATCTAAGTCAGTGGAAAACTATCGAAAGAATTCAAAGCGGCAACCAGTTTCATAATTTAAACCAATTTCAAAATAGTCCTATAGTTACACAGCACAATAGAGATATCAACCAGCAGCACACACCACAAAGTGGTCAACAGGGTAATTTAACAAATTTGCCCGACAAACCTGGTTTGCCATTATATATGCAAATCCGAACTGCTCGAATTCAACAAGTTCAACACATTATCACCACTCAAGAGGGTCAGAAAATTGTTCAGCATCCTCATGTTTTTGCCCCTGTAGTTCATTCACCTATAGTTTTACCTTGCAGCATTTCAGCACCACCATTCATTGCTGCGAGTTCCGCAGCCACTGTGCCACTgcaagtcgagactttttctgacATGATGTGCATTGTTCCACACACGAACCCTGCTTTTCAAGGTCAGATGTATTCAAATTCGCATGATGAACACGAGGCGAGATTCCCAGAACATTCAGGAGCTAAACTAAATAATCTATTGCTTGCTACAGTCAATGCTGTTTCTCtgcctataaatatatatcctGATATTTATTCTTTAGAGTATCGGAGCCAAGAAATGCAGGTGGATATTTTACCAAGAGAAAACGTTCTACCAGAGCAAGATAATTCTCAAGCTCAGCAGATTCAAGTTGTGTCAGTTGATTCTAGTTCAGATTCCGATATAGATATTGAATTTTCGGATTCATTTAACATGCATAATATGGGAGAGAGTAATTCTAGGCGATGCCTTGCAATAGAACTGAATTCGCCTGTGTGTAATATACCAGAGAGTCGTCAAAATCCAGACTTGCAACAAAGTTTACCTGTCGATCATTCAAATTTGGATACTTCAAATTCAGTTTCTCAACAGTTGTCCATTAACATTGCAGAGTCAGACCAGACAGATGAATCCCAAAGAGGTTCAATTAATCAAGGACAAATTATAGGAGAGAATCTCTCTCATTCTGGGCCTAGCCTGGAGTCAAATAACAACATTCCCAAAGATactgcaaattttagggcttcaaGTCCAATTATTCAGCAATCAGAATTCAAAGAAGCCATACCAGATGAGAGACTGGAATTACAAAGCGGGATTACTTGCAAGCAGGGGGTGCTTCCAGAAAATTCCCATTCAGCCTCAGAAAAATCTTTGGCAAAGGTTGGAAGTATGACTGAAGAAGTGGTCGTTGTTGCAAAACATGACAGTGGGATGTCACTGACTACGAAATCTGAGGATGGAGTCGAAGTATAATGAGCATTTACAAGAAGGGCGATTATAAGCATCTACgtgtgaataaaataaatgcaggtAAATATGATTTTACACTAAGTATTGGCTCATAAGTTATATGTTAACATTATGGGAAGCCAAATTTTATAATTCTCAAATAGTTGACTTTTCTTTGGGTATATATATTCTAgtctaaaaaattaatataattcaaaTAGAAATGAGCTAGTTCGTTTTCGCACTGAGCAGCTATTTTGAGCTAAGTCTTCATCAAAGGTTTAAAACAATGATCATAAGGTAAACAAAACTTAAATCGAAGGTAACATACTGAATACAAATGTGGTTGGCAATCCTCAATaattttttgctaaaaaaaaaaatagtgttcttattaaaatgtaattattgcaattgacCCCTAGACTTTGGACAGTCATTTGATGTTATAAAAGTTTTTACCATTTCTATTGCTGTTTCTATAGATTGGATATTGCAATGtactttttaatctattttctctAAAGATATCCAGTTATCTAAGGATTCAGAAGCTTTCCATAAATTgacgagacttttttttttcttttttttttcttttttatttaccattTCACTCCTAGATTCATAGAATTATCTCCAGTGACAGGAATTAGCGTTGCATGATATGCCTATTCAGATGGAGTTTGTTTAATCACATCTTGATTTACAGTTGAAAGGACTCCCACGTATCTTCGCCCGATTTCAGACTAGTACAACTTAAACTTATCTCTACCCTTCCACACGAGAGGTAAATTCAAGACGGCCACTCCAATTTGCCCGTAATTCTCTCGCTTTGAatcagtgttaccagatcaaagaGTCCATGGCAGACATTAGGCACAGGCAGGCAAACGTATGACTTAGCCCAGGCCCCGGCCAGAGGGTAGAGTGCAGAGGGTAGAGGGTAGAGTGCAGAGGGCAGAGTGCAGAGTGCAGTCAGACAGTACAGATTC
The DNA window shown above is from Palaemon carinicauda isolate YSFRI2023 chromosome 37, ASM3689809v2, whole genome shotgun sequence and carries:
- the LOC137629691 gene encoding uncharacterized protein; this encodes MPKKPVGVLGSKENSIPQRQQKAVKIHPYTCRKDSVHQVHEQRTSSSTPCSEIPKHSNTNVSHERVATVLKKETLDQPQPGNSEGALSQDISGSATFQQVSAKDSEESASKASYCHPKTVDESSLMNQDIASTGNQATVRNNKKPIMPADVPPPKKNVGRQDLQLVGNSLHQYQPKQSKFHLSAQHLGPSQMQGRNSSFHRIQQNKNEKIQEILERINQTCAVQKQHASQLQTLLTDQNQMQDRYSTGYLPRTYSYDNKENENPQIGYLAGLQSSQQFEQQICKNLSQWKTIERIQSGNQFHNLNQFQNSPIVTQHNRDINQQHTPQSGQQGNLTNLPDKPGLPLYMQIRTARIQQVQHIITTQEGQKIVQHPHVFAPVVHSPIVLPCSISAPPFIAASSAATVPLQVETFSDMMCIVPHTNPAFQGQMYSNSHDEHEARFPEHSGAKLNNLLLATVNAVSLPINIYPDIYSLEYRSQEMQVDILPRENVLPEQDNSQAQQIQVVSVDSSSDSDIDIEFSDSFNMHNMGESNSRRCLAIELNSPVCNIPESRQNPDLQQSLPVDHSNLDTSNSVSQQLSINIAESDQTDESQRGSINQGQIIGENLSHSGPSLESNNNIPKDTANFRASSPIIQQSEFKEAIPDERLELQSGITCKQGVLPENSHSASEKSLAKVGSMTEEVVVVAKHDSGMSLTTKSEDGVEV